A single region of the Gracilibacillus caseinilyticus genome encodes:
- the mreD gene encoding rod shape-determining protein MreD, with product MKRMIPYLIALICFVLVILEGIVSLTNLPFVKEDWLVVSHFLFVFLIFVTMFFEKEHTFYAIALAIVFSFIIDIIYTDVIGVYVFAYTVILYGVRILMKMLQSNIIIALLMTVIAVSATDILIFFLYNIIQVHDLSWHEYWRYRLMPTILWNVITGAVMYALLAKRLTVWSVMKFERSDR from the coding sequence ATGAAACGAATGATTCCTTACCTGATTGCTCTGATCTGTTTTGTGCTCGTCATATTAGAAGGGATCGTCTCTCTAACCAATCTTCCTTTTGTAAAGGAAGATTGGTTAGTAGTTTCACATTTTCTGTTTGTTTTTTTAATATTTGTAACGATGTTTTTCGAGAAAGAACATACATTTTATGCTATTGCGTTAGCGATTGTATTTAGTTTTATCATTGATATTATCTATACAGATGTGATTGGCGTATATGTATTCGCGTATACTGTTATACTTTATGGCGTAAGAATACTGATGAAAATGCTGCAGTCTAATATTATTATTGCGTTACTTATGACGGTTATTGCTGTATCTGCTACAGACATTTTAATATTTTTCCTATATAATATAATTCAAGTACATGATCTAAGCTGGCACGAATATTGGCGTTATCGACTCATGCCAACAATTTTATGGAATGTTATTACAGGAGCTGTCATGTATGCATTGTTGGCAAAACGATTAACTGTATGGTCCGTCATGAAGTTTGAAAGATCGGATCGATAG
- the minC gene encoding septum site-determining protein MinC gives MATNKLIMIKGTRDGLTLSMNDRCSWEELLNELDNILTNKYMAADEPLITVKIELGNRYITDQQEQLLREIIRKHNKLVVDHIESNVILKKDALKWKDETDIKLYNKIIRSGQVLEVHGDLLLIGDVNPGGKVIATGNIFIIGNLRGIAHAGVNGNREAVVAASYMAPSQLRIAEVISRSPDTDTEGVPMECGFINANGEQIVMDRINAIAKSRPELNAFERRVMNG, from the coding sequence TTGGCTACGAATAAACTAATTATGATAAAAGGTACGAGAGACGGTCTGACACTTTCGATGAACGATCGCTGTTCATGGGAGGAACTGCTTAACGAATTAGATAATATATTAACCAACAAATATATGGCTGCAGATGAACCACTCATTACGGTGAAAATTGAACTCGGTAACCGCTACATAACGGATCAACAAGAACAGCTGTTAAGAGAAATTATCCGAAAACATAATAAATTGGTGGTAGACCATATTGAATCAAATGTCATTTTGAAAAAAGATGCATTGAAATGGAAAGATGAAACAGATATTAAGTTGTATAATAAAATTATTCGTTCTGGACAAGTGTTGGAAGTGCATGGCGATTTATTATTGATTGGCGACGTTAATCCCGGTGGAAAAGTTATAGCTACCGGTAATATCTTTATCATTGGCAATCTAAGAGGGATCGCTCATGCAGGTGTCAATGGTAATCGAGAAGCGGTGGTTGCTGCTTCTTACATGGCTCCAAGTCAATTGCGAATAGCAGAAGTGATTAGTCGTTCGCCTGATACAGATACAGAAGGCGTCCCAATGGAATGTGGTTTTATTAATGCAAATGGGGAACAAATCGTCATGGATCGAATTAATGCCATTGCAAAATCACGTCCGGAATTGAATGCTTTTGAGAGGAGAGTTATGAATGGGTGA
- the minD gene encoding septum site-determining protein MinD gives MGEAIVITSGKGGVGKTTTTANLGTSLALLDKKVCLVDTDIGLRNLDVVMGLENRIIYDIVDVLEKRCKVSQALIKDKRFDCLSLLPAAQTSDKSAVTPEGMKEIIEVLKPDYDYILIDCPAGIEQGYRNAVAGADRAIVVTTPEKSSVRDADRIIGLLEQEEIQPPNLVINRIRNHMMKNGDMLSVDEIVQVLSIDLLGIIADDDDVIRASNHGEPVAFQPNARASIAYRNISRRILGESVPLLSLEEKPTLIDKVKKAFGIKK, from the coding sequence ATGGGTGAAGCAATCGTTATTACTTCGGGTAAAGGTGGCGTTGGAAAAACAACGACAACTGCCAATCTAGGTACTTCGTTAGCACTGCTAGATAAGAAAGTCTGTTTAGTAGATACGGATATTGGTTTGCGGAATTTAGATGTGGTAATGGGATTAGAGAATCGAATCATTTATGATATCGTTGATGTACTGGAGAAGCGTTGTAAAGTTTCTCAGGCACTGATTAAAGACAAGCGCTTTGATTGCTTATCTTTACTCCCGGCAGCTCAAACAAGTGATAAATCAGCAGTGACACCTGAGGGCATGAAGGAAATTATCGAAGTGTTAAAGCCTGATTACGACTATATTTTAATCGATTGTCCCGCTGGGATTGAACAAGGATATCGAAATGCTGTTGCCGGAGCAGACCGGGCAATTGTCGTCACCACTCCTGAGAAGTCCAGTGTTCGAGATGCGGATCGAATTATCGGTTTACTCGAGCAAGAAGAGATCCAGCCTCCAAATCTAGTCATTAACCGCATTCGGAATCATATGATGAAAAATGGTGATATGCTGTCAGTCGATGAAATTGTTCAAGTATTATCGATTGATTTATTAGGTATTATTGCGGATGATGATGACGTTATTAGAGCATCTAACCATGGCGAACCAGTTGCATTTCAACCGAATGCACGTGCTTCTATCGCATATCGAAATATTTCCAGAAGAATTTTAGGGGAATCGGTCCCATTGTTATCTTTAGAAGAGAAACCAACCTTAATAGATAAAGTAAAAAAAGCTTTCGGTATAAAAAAATAA
- a CDS encoding M23 family metallopeptidase, protein MKNNDLSKIRQNINRRKESKKKISNAQGMPLKEFRYLSQSHMEDEERHGFSPSLSGYNRQTEASPFMKRFLIRSVIATVLFFMMVLSVGNESKWLEQPQSWINYAMNEEFPFATVNAWYQARFGAPFAMETDLGTEATAELAALPVSGQVSQTFQENGEGILISSEEETEVVAVDAGTVLFAGNDRETGKTVIIQHADNSKSIYGHLTNINVHSYQSIQSNQKIGSYQPTGAQEAMYFAIEKDQQFLDPIKVIQVDEQS, encoded by the coding sequence ATGAAAAATAATGATTTATCCAAGATCCGTCAAAATATTAACAGAAGAAAAGAATCGAAAAAGAAGATCTCTAATGCACAAGGAATGCCTTTAAAAGAGTTTCGTTACCTTTCTCAGTCCCACATGGAAGATGAGGAAAGACATGGGTTCTCTCCATCATTGTCCGGTTATAATCGTCAAACTGAAGCATCACCTTTTATGAAACGGTTTTTAATAAGAAGTGTTATTGCCACCGTTCTCTTCTTTATGATGGTATTGTCTGTTGGGAATGAGAGTAAGTGGTTGGAGCAACCACAAAGCTGGATTAATTATGCGATGAATGAAGAATTTCCATTTGCAACGGTTAATGCATGGTATCAGGCAAGGTTTGGGGCTCCATTCGCAATGGAAACTGACCTAGGTACGGAAGCTACAGCAGAACTGGCAGCACTTCCTGTTTCAGGTCAAGTAAGTCAGACATTTCAGGAAAATGGTGAAGGGATATTGATTTCATCTGAAGAAGAAACAGAAGTAGTCGCAGTTGATGCTGGTACAGTATTGTTTGCCGGTAATGACAGAGAAACAGGGAAAACAGTTATTATACAGCATGCGGACAATAGCAAATCCATTTATGGTCATTTAACGAATATAAATGTTCATTCCTATCAGTCGATCCAATCCAACCAGAAAATAGGAAGTTACCAGCCAACCGGAGCACAGGAAGCGATGTATTTTGCCATTGAAAAAGATCAACAATTTTTAGATCCTATTAAGGTGATTCAAGTTGATGAGCAATCTTAA
- a CDS encoding site-2 protease family protein, with product MSNLNLPPVRIHPILYFFLFIAILTGMLVEFVIIFLIVFLHELGHYTCARIFNWRIQRIFLWVFGGVMETDEYGTRPLKEEWLVTIAGPVMHLFIYLILFLLELGNVLPDTTLIMAYQYNSFILFGNLLPIWPLDGGKLTQLSLDSFFSYQLSHKWMILISVITIVVSSLFVYMKQWLSLSFVLLIIFLIWENRLEWKRRYYKWWRFLWSRYTMQEHYRKQIEIEVPTNLRLLDLFRLFKRDTTYHIRVFDNAGNVYIVSEKDCLRGFFDNRDVTANIGQMRSG from the coding sequence ATGAGCAATCTTAACCTTCCGCCTGTACGTATACACCCAATTCTTTATTTTTTCCTGTTCATTGCTATCCTGACCGGGATGCTGGTGGAATTTGTCATCATCTTCCTGATTGTATTCCTGCATGAATTAGGACATTATACATGCGCTCGCATCTTTAACTGGCGAATACAGCGCATTTTTTTATGGGTGTTTGGTGGAGTAATGGAAACGGATGAGTATGGCACAAGGCCATTAAAGGAAGAATGGTTGGTAACAATTGCTGGTCCTGTGATGCATTTATTTATTTATCTAATTTTATTTTTGTTAGAACTGGGAAATGTACTCCCTGATACGACGCTGATCATGGCGTATCAATATAACAGTTTTATTTTATTTGGAAATCTGCTGCCGATTTGGCCGCTCGATGGTGGAAAACTGACACAGCTTAGCCTGGATTCATTCTTCTCATACCAATTATCACATAAGTGGATGATCCTGATTTCTGTTATTACCATTGTTGTTTCCAGTCTTTTTGTTTATATGAAGCAGTGGCTTTCATTAAGCTTTGTATTGCTTATTATTTTTTTAATTTGGGAAAATCGATTAGAATGGAAGCGAAGGTATTATAAATGGTGGCGCTTCTTGTGGAGCAGGTATACGATGCAAGAGCACTACCGTAAACAAATCGAAATTGAAGTGCCAACTAATTTGCGTTTATTGGATTTATTTCGATTATTTAAACGAGATACGACTTATCATATTCGCGTATTTGACAATGCTGGTAATGTGTATATAGTTTCAGAAAAAGACTGTTTACGAGGTTTTTTCGACAATAGAGATGTTACTGCTAACATAGGACAAATGCGAAGCGGATAG
- a CDS encoding ribonuclease E/G: MKKIHLTTRLTEKVGLMFEDNTCMDIFIDRPRIQQAALHSIFIGKVRNVDESIEAAFIDIGADKVGFLAKKEVPWVNTEEKLSSYLTEGASVIVQITKEAYQDKGPRLTANITIQGKYIVYLPKGNYIASSKKLHAQAAAEWKAFISSSTDKEEGAILRTDITEAAEEELLQELTDSRVQWRNLQEKAANEKAPALLWHDPLVPNQMLHYYQSQSIQEITFDEPKSLERMKKQFPYLATVMTIRTDSHYIGGKHIDRWLAEAIQPQVDKQDGISLIVEETEALTVIDINSSRFSSRQNKQDTIFKINQLAVRHCVEEIRKRNLSGIIVIDFLKMNKKQETQIIKELNDMLRHDPVRTEVYGFTNLGLLEMTRKRARTGLLQLLTNNTATMIHDFSAETYLYQLEREVVAFNRHVEGLVVACQPELYRSLQERPFHETASFSLELYIYIDNEITGYQIIRSGSKEIVELFIAEHKELDIDKIY; the protein is encoded by the coding sequence ATGAAAAAAATTCATTTGACCACACGATTAACCGAGAAAGTCGGTTTGATGTTTGAAGACAACACTTGTATGGATATTTTTATAGATCGGCCGCGAATACAGCAGGCAGCACTGCATTCGATATTTATAGGAAAAGTCAGAAATGTGGATGAAAGTATAGAAGCGGCTTTCATCGACATTGGAGCCGATAAGGTAGGCTTTCTGGCCAAAAAGGAAGTACCTTGGGTTAATACGGAAGAGAAGCTGTCATCGTATTTAACAGAAGGTGCTTCCGTTATCGTCCAAATTACGAAAGAAGCGTATCAGGATAAAGGTCCAAGGCTGACAGCTAATATTACAATACAGGGAAAGTATATTGTTTATTTACCTAAAGGCAACTATATTGCCAGTTCAAAAAAATTACATGCGCAGGCCGCTGCTGAGTGGAAAGCATTTATTTCGTCCTCTACGGATAAGGAAGAAGGAGCAATCTTAAGAACAGATATTACAGAAGCGGCAGAAGAGGAGCTTTTGCAAGAATTAACAGACTCGAGAGTCCAATGGCGCAATCTCCAGGAAAAGGCGGCAAATGAGAAAGCACCAGCATTATTATGGCATGATCCGCTTGTTCCGAATCAAATGCTTCACTATTATCAGAGTCAATCCATTCAGGAAATCACGTTTGATGAACCTAAAAGTCTCGAAAGAATGAAGAAGCAATTTCCATATCTTGCGACAGTCATGACGATCCGAACGGATTCGCATTACATAGGTGGAAAGCATATCGATCGCTGGTTAGCAGAAGCCATTCAGCCGCAGGTGGACAAGCAGGATGGTATTTCCTTGATCGTGGAAGAGACGGAAGCGTTGACTGTAATTGATATTAACAGCAGCAGATTTTCCAGTCGTCAAAATAAACAGGATACCATTTTTAAGATAAATCAGCTTGCTGTCCGTCACTGTGTGGAAGAGATTCGTAAGCGAAATTTATCCGGTATCATTGTGATTGATTTTCTTAAGATGAACAAAAAACAAGAAACACAAATTATAAAGGAATTGAACGACATGCTGCGACATGATCCAGTCCGAACAGAAGTGTATGGATTTACCAACCTGGGCTTACTTGAGATGACACGGAAAAGGGCACGAACCGGACTGTTACAGTTATTAACTAATAATACTGCAACGATGATACATGACTTCTCTGCTGAGACGTATCTGTACCAGCTTGAACGCGAAGTGGTTGCATTCAACCGTCACGTTGAGGGGCTTGTTGTTGCTTGTCAACCAGAGCTATACCGTTCATTGCAAGAACGTCCTTTCCATGAGACGGCTTCTTTTTCATTAGAGTTATATATTTACATAGATAATGAGATCACAGGATATCAGATAATCCGTTCTGGCAGTAAGGAGATCGTCGAATTATTTATTGCGGAACATAAGGAATTAGACATTGACAAGATATACTGA
- the rplU gene encoding 50S ribosomal protein L21, with the protein MYAIIETGGKQVKVEEGQVIYVEKLAAEAGESVTFDKVLAVGGDDAKFGTPFVDGASVTAKVEKQGRQKKVTVFKYKPKKNYSRKQGHRQPYTKLTIEKINA; encoded by the coding sequence ATGTACGCTATTATTGAAACTGGTGGAAAACAAGTAAAAGTAGAAGAAGGTCAAGTGATTTACGTAGAGAAATTAGCTGCTGAAGCTGGTGAATCTGTAACATTTGATAAAGTACTTGCAGTTGGTGGAGACGACGCTAAATTTGGTACTCCATTCGTTGACGGAGCTTCTGTTACGGCGAAAGTAGAAAAACAAGGTCGTCAAAAGAAAGTTACGGTATTCAAGTACAAACCAAAGAAAAACTATTCACGTAAACAAGGTCACCGTCAGCCATACACAAAACTTACAATTGAAAAAATCAATGCATAA
- a CDS encoding ribosomal-processing cysteine protease Prp codes for MIKVTIVREHTHIKSFCLTGHADSGPEGHDLVCAAVSGISFGAVNAVFALCEIELNIDQAGDEGGYLEVTVPAINDPALLEKVSLLFEGMVVSLRTVERDYGQYISISEK; via the coding sequence ATGATAAAAGTGACGATAGTACGTGAGCATACACATATTAAATCATTTTGTCTGACAGGGCATGCGGATAGCGGACCAGAGGGGCATGACTTAGTTTGTGCTGCTGTATCTGGCATTTCTTTCGGTGCCGTCAATGCAGTGTTTGCTTTATGTGAGATTGAATTAAATATTGATCAAGCCGGTGATGAGGGCGGTTACTTGGAAGTTACTGTACCTGCTATTAATGATCCAGCACTTTTAGAGAAAGTGTCATTATTATTTGAAGGTATGGTCGTATCCTTACGAACCGTTGAGCGGGATTATGGTCAGTATATTTCCATCTCTGAAAAATAA
- the rpmA gene encoding 50S ribosomal protein L27, with amino-acid sequence MLRLDLQFFATKKGVGSTKNGRDSESKRLGAKRADGQFVSGGSILYRQRGTKIYPGTNVGRGGDDTLYAKVDGVVKFERQGRDRKKVSVYPA; translated from the coding sequence ATGTTACGTCTTGATTTACAATTTTTCGCAACGAAAAAAGGTGTAGGTAGTACAAAAAACGGTCGTGATTCAGAATCGAAACGTTTAGGTGCTAAACGTGCGGACGGTCAGTTCGTAAGCGGAGGTTCTATCCTTTACCGTCAACGTGGTACTAAAATCTACCCAGGTACAAACGTAGGTCGTGGAGGAGACGACACACTTTACGCTAAAGTAGACGGCGTTGTAAAATTCGAACGCCAAGGACGCGATCGCAAAAAAGTTAGTGTATATCCTGCATAA